The following coding sequences are from one Oncorhynchus nerka isolate Pitt River linkage group LG6, Oner_Uvic_2.0, whole genome shotgun sequence window:
- the LOC115130965 gene encoding RUN and FYVE domain-containing protein 1 isoform X3 — MADEVRETNTVVEESDVKEEPKVLEVLPDSHPVGISSDEEAPIDKPATESNWSTPILSLARKATETISSGVSYGAALRNATSSGSAGSSPTSPTTQKSTENDTNQYLPAVKDHMAVERSNLFSMMKLSIKGLIQSSLSLGRTLDSDYPPLQQFFVVLEQCLKHGLKVKKSFINQNKSIWGPLELVQKLCPDSSDITTSARDLPGLKTGLGRARAWLHLALMQKKLSDYLKALLDRKDILGEFYDPGALMMEEEGTVIGGMLVGLNVIDANLCIKGEDLDSQVGVIDFSLYLKDPMTTETTKDDAKLTAILDQKHYIEELNRHLSCTVTDLQAKMDSIEKTNSKLIEELTAATDRINSLREEQETLRHENETIVQSSQKKEEATMEDSAVELETYRQTRQGLDEMYSVVWKQYQEEKRIRQELERELKLQVGLKQEMEMAMRLLEKDTHEKQDTLQALRQQLDQVKTLNLQMFHKTQDCEREAQRKEEEEGQLEEKMNQMETTIKEMEQRLQNSERDRRQSDQTERDMRTELEGRVDSLQKQLSDLDTLRLGLESDLRSEKEQRQAIQRALQREQDNSTELRTQLQQIQGLHTELQEVRQEKKQLQLTCQEQETALQEMGLHLSQSKLKMEDFKEVNKALKGQAWLKDDEATQCKHCQKEFSIARRKTIPQVKPDVEVLGWRGYMWSAVVRPVGRTAKFPKMTLVAA; from the exons atggccgACGAGGTAAGGGAAACAAACACAGTTGTTGAAGAAAGCGACGTCAAAGAGGAACCCAAAGTTTTGGAAGTTCTTCCAGACAGCCACCCTGTTGGCATTAGTAGCGATGAAGAGGCGCCAATAGACAAACCGGCGACCGAGAGCAATTGGTCAACACCAATCCTGTCGCTGGCACGGAAGGCGACCGAGACGATAAGCAGTGGGGTCAGCTACGGTGCAGCTTTGAGAAACGCAACATCGTCGGGATCTGCCGGTAGCTCTCCTACCAGTCCGACTACACAAAAGTCTACCGAGAATGACACCAACCAATACCTACCAG cagtGAAGGACCATATGGCTGTGGAGCGCTCCAACCTATTCAGTATGATGAAGCTGAGTATTAAGGGTCTGATCCAGTCTTCTCTGAGTCTGGGCAGAACCCTGGACTCTGACTACCCTCCTCTGCAGCAGTTCTTTGTGGTTCTGGAGCAGTGCCTCAAACACGGACTGAAAG TGAAGAAGTCATTCATCAATCAGAATAAGTCTATTTGGGGTCCTCTGGAGCTGGTTCAGAAGCTGTGTCCTGATTCTTCTGatattaccaccagtgccagagACCTGCCAGGCCTAAAGACTGGGTTGGGTCGGGCTCGGGCCTGGCTGCATCTGGCCCTGATGCAGAAGAAATTGTCTGACTACCTGAAAGCCCTGCTGGACCGTAAGGACATCCTAGG TGAGTTCTACGACCCAGGAGCGTtgatgatggaggaggagggaacagtGATAGGAGGGATGCTGGTGGGGCTAAACGTCATTGATGCTAACCTCTGTATCAAAGGAGAGGACCTGGACTCCCAGGTGGGGGTCATAGACTTCTCCTTGTACCTGAAGGACCCTATGACCACTGAGACCACTAAGGA tgatgCTAAGTTGACGGCCATATTGGACCAGAAGCACTACATCGAGGAGCTGAACAGACACCTGAGCTGCACCGTCACTGACCTGCAGGCCAAGATGGACTCCATAGAGAAGACCAACAGCAAGCTCATTGAGGAG CTGACGGCAGCGACAGACAGGATCAACTCTTTACGGGAGGAACAGGAAACCCTGAGACATGAGAATGAGACCATCGTCCAGAGCAGTCAGAAGAAAGAGGAG GCGACCATGGAGGACAGTGCAGTAGAGCtggagacatacagacagacacgacAGGGCCTGGATGAGatgtacagtgtggtgtggaaaCAGTACCAGGAGGAGAAACGCatcagacag GAGTTGGAGAGGGAGCTGAAGCTGCAGGTAGGACTAaagcaggagatggagatggCCATGAGGCTGCTGGAGAAAGACACACATGAGAAACAGGACACACTGCAAGCCCTCCGACAACAACTAGACCAGGTCAAAACCCTCAACCTGCAGATGTTCCATAagacacag gactgtGAGCGTGAGGcccagaggaaggaggaggaagagggacaaCTGGAGGAGAAGATGAACCAGATGGAGACCACCATTAAAGAGATGGAGCAGAG ACTGCAGAACTCTGAGCGTGATCGAAGACAgagtgaccagacagagagagacatgaggaccgAGTTGGAGGGCAGAGTGGACTCCCTACAGAAACAACTGTCTGACCTGGACACACTGAG gCTGGGTCTGGAGAGTGATCTGCGCAGTGAGAAGGAGCAGAGACAGGCCATTCAGAGAGCTctacagagagaacaggacaacaGCACCGAGCTACGCACCCAACTACAACAGATACAGGGGCTACACACG GAGCTGCAGGAAGTTCGTCAGGAGAAGAAGCAGCTCCAGCTGACCTGTCAGGAGCAGGAGACGGCCTTACAGGAGATGGGCCTACACCTCAGCCA GTCTAAACTGAAGATGGAGGATTTCAAAGAGGTCAACAAAGCCCTGAAG
- the LOC115130968 gene encoding proheparin-binding EGF-like growth factor, translating to MRILRVALLLVHAFVASRLVSGAVVDRYESERPPQHTELINLLDVLSDRRMEGGREKSHHGVEGPVLEDEEYYDYYHEDEEDASGEYEVELPRVALSTKPKDPSAILEAERSEGKRRRGKGRKKGKGKKRNPCLKKYKDFCIHGSCHYLRDIKAPSCICRPSYSGERCHLFTLASEGRDVGGYSRTTALAVVAVVLSSVCLTIIGLLLVLRFHKRGAYDIEHEEKVKLGSAPNH from the exons ATGAGGATTCTACGAGTTGCGCTCCTGCTCGTCCATGCCTTTG TGGCCTCGAGGTTGGTGAGCGGAGCTGTGGTGGACAGGTATGAGAGTGAGAGGCCACCGCAGCACACAGAATTGATCAACTTGTTGGATGTCCTGAGCgacagaaggatggagggagggagggagaagagtcaTCACGGCGTGGAGGGTCCAGTGTTGGAGGATGAGGAGTACTATGATTACTACCATGAAGATGAAGAAGATGCCTCAGGGGAATATGAGGTGGAATTACCTCGAG TTGCATTGTCGACTAAACCTAAAGACCCATCGGCCATCTTGGAAGCTGAGAGGagtgaggggaagaggaggagaggaaaggggaggaagaagggaaagggaaagAAGAGGAACCCTTGTCTGAAGAAGTATAAGGACTTCTGTATCCATGGCAGCTGTCATTACCTGAGGGACATCAAAGCTCCGTCATGCAT ATGTCGTCCCAGTTACTCTGGGGAGCGGTGTCACCTGTTCACGCTGGCTTCAGAGGGGAGGGACGTGGGAGGATACAGCCGGACCACAGCTCTGGCTGTGGTGGCAGTGGTgttgtcctctgtctgtctcaccatcATAGGCCTGCTGCTGGTGCTCAG GTTTCACAAGCGAGGAGCATACGACATAGAGCACGAGGAGAAGGTCAAACTGGGATCAGCACCCAACCATTGA